The Aethina tumida isolate Nest 87 chromosome 6, icAetTumi1.1, whole genome shotgun sequence genome has a segment encoding these proteins:
- the LOC109605675 gene encoding neural/ectodermal development factor IMP-L2 isoform X2, whose protein sequence is MILLSVLLAAITVHTAVSRRLSDISNELTPGAIGNRYYRENPEWVKIFSAPQDTVAQKYGAPVELTCQAMGSPPPTIQWYKRNTKLTENEPDYEVQSEGLAKVTSRLVINYLLPRHEDLYRCVAVSGGEEATAVSKLIVINTEGNRELNFTQLLQNKILGAYHRPRASYWATTYMDVIGNNVYLPCRTVGNPKPELVWLDPMDRKVSRDERDRVHVMANGDLAIREMQWSDMGNYICSVSNVVGEDQVETFLYPMKRSDK, encoded by the exons ATG ATCCTTTTATCAGTATTATTGGCGGCAATCACCGTCCACACCGCCGTCTCCAGAAGACTGAGCGACATCTCCAACGAACTGACGCCGGGCGCCATCGGCAACAGGTACTACCGCGAGAACCCCGAATGGGTGAAGATATTCTCGGCGCCGCAGGACACGGTCGCCCAGAAATACGGCGCCCCAGTCGAACTGACGTGTCAGGCGATGGGTTCGCCGCCACCCACCATCCAATGGTACAAGCGTAACACGAAACTGACGGAGAACGAGCCCGATTACGAGGTCCAATCGGAAGGCTTGGCCAAAGTGACGTCGCGATTGGTGATCAACTATTTGCTGCCCCGGCACGAGGACCTGTACAGGTGCGTGGCGGTGAGCGGTGGCGAGGAGGCGACCGCCGTCTCCAAGCTCATCGTCATCAACACCGAGGGCAATCGGGAGTTGAACTTCACCCAGCTGCTCCAGAACAAGATATTGGGCGCCTATCATCGCCCCAGGGCTTCGTATTGGGCCACCACTTATATGGATGTCATTG GAAACAACGTATATTTGCCATGCAGGACCGTAGGAAACCCAAAACCGGAACTCGTATGGCTGGACCCCATGGACAGGAAAGTGTCACGCGACGAAAGGGACAGGGTGCACGTGATGGCTAACGGCGATCTTGCCATTAGAGAAATGCAATGGTCCGACATGGGCAACTACATCTGCTCAGTGTCCAACGTCGTTGGGGAGGATCAAGTGGAAACGTTCCTCTATCCCATGAAG AGGTCGGACAAATAA